The Rhizobium sp. BT03 genome has a window encoding:
- a CDS encoding glycosyltransferase family 4 protein codes for MRTTYRFLRAHVLQRLIPRSRLAFNPRKPVEIVGYLSMAVGVGESARLCAGALSEAGRAISLSDVSTHPDEKSFAGWTSSRLSTELPGSRIWHLNPPMLPRAILKKGVANFTRAFNIGYFAWELEVVPAEWRNAMHYMNAVFVPSEFTRRAIAPLTKAPVIVVPHPVIEAPATDGMREKFGIEKDAFLVSFIFSAGSSINRKNPQAVIEAFRLFAAEAPSAFLLMKASGDVNKDEGLRDLVASVAGDSRIRIVTDRLSNADINGLIRSSDAYLSLHRSEGFGLTVAEAIMQGTPVISTAWSGTADFCDPENTWQVASPLIPVVDTHPEFAGLEGAVWADPSPQAAAAHLSEIFRAPELAQEKAEKARAFLLRYLAENSYEKALQALAAMQAS; via the coding sequence TTCAATCCGCGCAAGCCGGTGGAAATCGTCGGCTATCTCTCGATGGCCGTCGGCGTCGGTGAGTCGGCAAGGCTCTGCGCCGGTGCGCTCTCCGAAGCGGGAAGGGCGATTTCGCTCTCCGATGTCAGCACGCATCCGGACGAGAAGTCCTTCGCCGGATGGACGTCGTCGCGTCTCTCCACAGAGCTGCCTGGAAGCCGGATCTGGCACCTCAATCCGCCGATGCTGCCGCGCGCCATCCTGAAGAAGGGTGTCGCGAATTTCACACGCGCCTTCAATATCGGTTATTTCGCCTGGGAGCTCGAAGTCGTGCCGGCGGAGTGGCGCAATGCAATGCATTATATGAACGCCGTCTTCGTGCCGTCGGAATTCACCCGGCGGGCGATTGCGCCGCTCACCAAGGCGCCGGTCATCGTCGTTCCGCATCCGGTGATCGAGGCGCCGGCGACGGACGGCATGCGGGAAAAGTTCGGCATCGAGAAGGACGCCTTTCTCGTCAGCTTCATCTTCAGCGCCGGCTCGTCGATCAACCGGAAGAATCCGCAGGCCGTGATCGAGGCTTTCAGGCTATTCGCCGCCGAAGCCCCAAGCGCCTTCCTGCTGATGAAGGCCAGCGGCGATGTGAACAAGGACGAAGGCCTGCGCGATCTGGTCGCTTCGGTCGCGGGCGACAGCCGGATCAGGATCGTCACCGACAGGCTGTCGAATGCGGATATCAATGGCCTCATCCGCTCCTCCGACGCCTATCTTTCGCTGCATCGTTCCGAGGGTTTCGGCCTGACGGTTGCCGAGGCGATCATGCAGGGCACGCCGGTTATTTCCACCGCCTGGTCGGGCACGGCGGATTTCTGCGATCCTGAGAATACATGGCAGGTCGCCTCTCCCCTCATTCCTGTGGTCGATACGCATCCCGAATTTGCCGGGCTTGAGGGCGCGGTCTGGGCGGATCCTTCTCCGCAAGCTGCGGCGGCGCATCTGAGCGAGATCTTCCGCGCGCCCGAGCTTGCGCAGGAGAAGGCCGAGAAGGCGCGCGCCTTCCTGCTGCGCTATCTCGCTGAGAACAGCTATGAGAAAGCGCTTCAGGCGCTGGCGGCGATGCAGGCGAGCTAA
- a CDS encoding oligosaccharide flippase family protein, which yields MSKGIIANSVMNAAAGMLLLLTGFVSSIITARLLGPEANGIVAFSLWLVVTGASIAELGSSITLLKTLPQLSAEGYDMRRRRGFAAILVSFMMFSTVVLLALYALFFLTSEEMHWADTAPSVALVTGVLFFVQAIGSFVKFYLIGEKKLGAFFRLTVAVSIVQLAGVAVGAVLYGVEGVLVGYALGQLVLFFATLPILLARRDWCGISLKALASSSVILSIQFIIDSIFLNRLELLFLQQFWSVEMVGYYAVGLSIANIALQLPIQMTGSLLPYYSERRHNSDDSTLPVEVFAAVTRSMAYIVLPMSLGLAAISSELVLVVFGEAFRRSGTVVALLALVAPAYTFMQILSLYLLSMDRARSRLNISVIGGLLMVVGCLLIIPRLAAEGAALVRILVFVAMSVMMIRQTGFGSQLSGLYTSLTKVTLAAVLCACGAISALEFIQGPVGLVVAILAGTFCYFAALRVLRVMPAEDVEVMRSILDKMPRVLQRPMGYAINFVAPRLPGDPDRAKVAPGEFSLEPAEGAGRSAALPVVFDGTIGLFMPENPAVRKRSAAVLFVSPWGFEEMCSRKFFRVAAEHFSDIGVASLRFDYRGTGDALDFGALPARLETWENSIRAAAAKLKALSGCDRVILIGQGLGATLAQRIGSSIDGVDSLVMLAPVLSGRAYLRELNMWSKIIDADLGLGKEHVQAAKVQIAGLVMPEEIAAELGKLNIASPQGLAASRYLILERPAKAEDTGFADALKALGADVEQRAFEGYDELATNPLFAKTPMAVVAQLTTWLEANTTATSAAHSPEAIDNPPLAGEGFTETPVRFGSHDHLVGVVSRPLGEIKGNAVLFLSTAYDRHAGWGRTTVDMARELARQGVVSLRFDSANVGDSPPRPDAPEQVLYSSTQTEDAVASLDLLESVVAGPIMVAGRCSGGYVAFRAGVADERLKAVVSINPFVYYWDPEVPVRREHVVSVPRSLDDYGQRLARVDTLKRLVSGQVDVVAALQNIVIAGGRRLSPWIAPLLELLPDRRHIAREVRHSFALFGKRKVPLTLIYSEGDVGLDHVYFHFGPRGAKLSRYPNVRLLMLPDADHNLTPPQSRKFVLDEIIRLARA from the coding sequence ATGTCGAAGGGTATTATCGCAAATTCGGTGATGAATGCGGCGGCGGGCATGCTGCTGCTGCTGACGGGCTTCGTGTCATCGATCATAACCGCGCGGCTGCTCGGGCCGGAGGCCAACGGCATCGTCGCCTTCTCGCTGTGGCTGGTGGTCACGGGCGCCTCGATCGCCGAGCTCGGCTCCAGCATCACGCTGTTGAAGACCCTGCCGCAGCTTTCGGCGGAAGGTTACGACATGCGCCGGCGGCGCGGTTTTGCCGCCATCCTCGTCAGCTTCATGATGTTTTCGACCGTCGTGCTGCTGGCGCTCTACGCCCTGTTCTTCCTGACGTCGGAGGAGATGCACTGGGCCGATACCGCGCCCTCCGTCGCTCTCGTCACCGGCGTGCTGTTCTTCGTCCAGGCGATCGGGTCCTTCGTCAAATTCTACCTGATCGGCGAAAAGAAGCTCGGCGCCTTCTTCCGGCTGACGGTGGCCGTCTCGATCGTGCAGCTTGCCGGCGTTGCGGTCGGCGCCGTGCTCTATGGGGTGGAAGGCGTTCTCGTCGGTTATGCGCTCGGCCAGCTCGTCTTGTTCTTCGCCACACTGCCGATCCTGCTTGCGCGGCGCGACTGGTGCGGGATCTCGCTGAAGGCTCTCGCCTCCTCCTCCGTTATCCTGTCGATCCAGTTCATCATCGATTCGATCTTCCTCAATAGGCTCGAGCTGCTCTTCCTGCAGCAGTTCTGGTCGGTGGAGATGGTCGGCTACTACGCCGTCGGCCTGTCGATCGCCAATATCGCGCTGCAGCTGCCGATCCAGATGACGGGCAGCCTGCTGCCCTATTATTCCGAGCGGCGGCATAACAGCGACGATTCGACCTTGCCGGTCGAGGTCTTCGCCGCCGTCACCCGCAGCATGGCCTATATCGTATTGCCGATGAGCCTCGGGCTCGCGGCGATCTCCAGCGAACTGGTGCTCGTGGTGTTCGGCGAAGCGTTCCGCCGCAGCGGCACCGTGGTGGCGCTGCTTGCGCTCGTCGCGCCCGCCTATACCTTCATGCAGATACTCAGCCTCTACCTCCTGTCGATGGACAGGGCGCGCTCCCGCCTGAACATCAGTGTGATAGGTGGCCTTCTGATGGTAGTTGGTTGTTTACTGATCATACCTAGGCTTGCCGCCGAGGGTGCCGCACTCGTGCGCATTCTCGTCTTCGTTGCGATGTCGGTGATGATGATCAGACAGACAGGATTCGGATCCCAGCTTTCAGGCCTCTACACCAGCCTGACGAAGGTGACGCTCGCCGCCGTGCTCTGTGCTTGCGGGGCGATCTCGGCGCTGGAATTCATCCAGGGTCCGGTCGGCCTCGTCGTTGCAATCCTTGCCGGCACATTCTGCTATTTCGCGGCCCTCCGCGTGCTGCGCGTCATGCCGGCCGAAGATGTCGAGGTCATGCGCTCCATTCTCGACAAGATGCCGCGCGTGCTGCAGCGCCCCATGGGATATGCGATCAATTTCGTTGCGCCGCGGCTTCCTGGGGACCCGGATCGCGCCAAGGTCGCGCCCGGCGAATTCTCGCTCGAACCGGCCGAGGGCGCCGGGCGCAGTGCTGCCCTGCCTGTCGTCTTCGACGGCACGATCGGGCTGTTCATGCCTGAAAATCCCGCGGTCCGGAAACGTTCGGCCGCCGTGCTCTTCGTCAGCCCCTGGGGTTTCGAGGAGATGTGCAGCCGCAAATTCTTCCGCGTCGCCGCCGAGCATTTTTCGGATATCGGCGTGGCGAGCTTGCGCTTCGACTATCGCGGCACCGGCGATGCGCTGGATTTCGGCGCGCTGCCGGCAAGGCTGGAAACCTGGGAAAATTCGATCCGGGCGGCCGCGGCCAAGCTGAAGGCGCTCAGCGGCTGCGATCGCGTCATCCTCATCGGTCAGGGCCTCGGCGCAACGCTTGCCCAACGCATCGGTTCCTCGATCGACGGCGTCGACAGCCTCGTCATGCTGGCGCCGGTGCTGAGCGGCCGGGCCTATCTGCGCGAACTCAACATGTGGTCGAAGATCATCGATGCCGATCTCGGCCTCGGCAAGGAGCATGTCCAGGCCGCCAAGGTGCAGATCGCCGGCCTCGTCATGCCCGAGGAGATCGCCGCCGAGCTCGGCAAGCTCAACATCGCGTCGCCGCAAGGGCTTGCGGCATCGCGTTACCTCATCCTCGAACGCCCAGCCAAGGCCGAGGATACCGGCTTTGCCGACGCGTTGAAGGCGCTCGGCGCCGATGTCGAGCAGAGGGCTTTCGAAGGCTATGACGAACTCGCCACCAATCCGCTCTTCGCCAAGACGCCGATGGCTGTCGTCGCGCAGCTGACGACCTGGCTGGAGGCGAATACGACGGCGACATCAGCGGCCCATTCGCCTGAAGCGATCGACAACCCACCGCTTGCCGGCGAGGGTTTTACGGAAACGCCGGTGCGGTTCGGAAGCCATGATCACCTGGTCGGCGTCGTCAGCCGGCCGCTCGGCGAGATCAAGGGCAATGCCGTGCTGTTCCTGTCGACCGCCTATGACCGGCATGCTGGCTGGGGACGGACGACGGTCGATATGGCGCGCGAATTGGCACGTCAGGGCGTCGTTTCGCTGCGCTTCGATTCCGCCAATGTCGGCGACAGTCCGCCGCGGCCGGATGCGCCGGAACAGGTGCTTTATTCCAGTACGCAGACCGAGGATGCCGTCGCCTCGCTCGACCTGCTCGAAAGCGTCGTCGCGGGCCCGATCATGGTGGCCGGCCGCTGCAGCGGCGGGTATGTCGCCTTCCGTGCCGGCGTTGCCGACGAGCGGTTGAAGGCCGTCGTCTCGATCAATCCCTTCGTCTATTACTGGGATCCCGAGGTGCCGGTGCGCAGGGAGCATGTCGTCTCCGTCCCCCGCAGTCTCGATGATTACGGCCAGCGCCTGGCGCGGGTGGATACGCTGAAGCGGCTCGTCAGCGGGCAGGTGGATGTGGTGGCGGCGCTGCAGAATATCGTCATCGCCGGCGGCCGGCGCCTGTCGCCGTGGATCGCGCCGCTGCTCGAACTGCTGCCCGACCGGCGCCATATTGCCCGCGAGGTCCGGCATTCCTTCGCGCTGTTCGGCAAGCGCAAGGTGCCGCTGACGCTGATCTACAGCGAGGGCGATGTCGGGCTCGACCACGTCTATTTCCATTTCGGGCCGCGCGGGGCCAAGCTTTCCCGCTATCCGAACGTGCGGCTGCTGATGCTGCCGGATGCCGACCACAATCTCACGCCGCCGCAATCGCGCAAATTCGTGCTCGACGAGATCATCCGTCTGGCGAGAGCGTAA
- a CDS encoding glycosyltransferase family 4 protein yields MAIVEADRVREKPQPETAPLIVHVVRQFLPNRGGLEDVVANLGRQTVRRGYRVRVVTLDSLFTAPEDKLPPRENIDGIEVVRIPWSGSSRYPLAPAVFRHLADADLVHVHAIDFFFDALAWGRLLHRKPMIVTTHGGFFHTRKYAAIKKIWFRTLTRASALAYRRVVCCSASDLKQFSEIAPDSLLIENGADIGKFADTASRRARRRIVTIGRFSVNKRLDHLLDAMAVLKSRDPEWHLDVVGAESDLNRTDVEAAIEGRNLSGRVTLHVSPDNGAIRRVITDASLFSSASEYEGFGLVALEAMSAGLLPVLNANDAFTTLAGRHPVITLADFTNPETAATVIEAAYETLARQPDAVRGKLLDAARGYSWDIVAGRYIDLYRSLDIGTADRT; encoded by the coding sequence ATGGCGATCGTCGAGGCAGACAGGGTGCGCGAGAAGCCGCAGCCGGAAACGGCGCCGCTGATCGTTCATGTCGTACGCCAGTTCCTGCCCAACCGCGGTGGCCTGGAAGACGTGGTCGCCAATCTCGGCCGCCAGACGGTTCGTCGCGGTTATCGCGTTCGCGTCGTGACACTCGATTCTCTCTTCACCGCACCCGAAGACAAGCTGCCGCCGCGCGAAAATATCGACGGCATCGAGGTGGTGCGCATTCCCTGGTCCGGCAGCAGCCGCTATCCGCTGGCGCCTGCGGTTTTCCGCCATCTTGCCGATGCCGATCTCGTTCATGTCCATGCCATCGATTTCTTCTTCGACGCGCTCGCCTGGGGCCGGCTGCTGCATCGCAAGCCGATGATCGTCACCACCCATGGCGGCTTCTTCCACACCCGGAAATACGCGGCGATCAAGAAAATCTGGTTCCGGACGCTGACCCGCGCTTCGGCACTGGCCTACCGGCGCGTCGTTTGCTGCAGCGCCTCCGACCTCAAGCAGTTTTCCGAAATCGCACCCGACAGCCTGCTGATCGAAAACGGCGCCGATATCGGCAAGTTCGCCGACACCGCTTCGCGCCGGGCAAGGCGCCGTATCGTCACCATCGGCCGCTTCTCGGTGAACAAGCGGCTGGACCATTTGCTCGATGCGATGGCCGTGTTGAAGAGCCGCGATCCGGAATGGCATCTCGACGTCGTCGGTGCCGAGTCCGACCTGAACCGGACCGATGTCGAAGCCGCGATCGAAGGCCGCAACCTTTCCGGCCGCGTCACCCTGCACGTTTCGCCCGACAACGGCGCCATCCGGCGCGTCATCACTGACGCCTCGCTCTTTTCCTCCGCCTCGGAATATGAAGGTTTCGGCCTGGTGGCGCTGGAGGCTATGAGCGCCGGCCTGCTGCCGGTGCTGAACGCCAACGATGCCTTTACAACGCTTGCCGGCCGGCATCCCGTGATCACGCTTGCCGATTTCACCAATCCCGAGACCGCCGCGACAGTGATCGAAGCGGCCTATGAAACGCTGGCGCGCCAACCGGACGCCGTCCGCGGTAAACTTCTCGACGCTGCGCGCGGCTATTCCTGGGATATCGTCGCCGGACGCTATATCGATCTCTATCGGTCGCTTGATATCGGTACCGCCGACAGGACCTGA
- a CDS encoding Lrp/AsnC ligand binding domain-containing protein translates to MKPIFVQLQCAPGQTYDVADAIYQTELVSELYSTSGDYDLLLKVYIEEGQDIGKFINDNIANIPGIVRSLTTLTFKAF, encoded by the coding sequence ATGAAGCCGATCTTCGTCCAGCTCCAATGCGCCCCCGGCCAGACCTATGATGTCGCCGACGCCATCTACCAGACCGAACTGGTCTCGGAGCTCTATTCCACCAGCGGCGACTACGACCTGCTGCTGAAGGTCTACATCGAGGAAGGCCAGGATATCGGCAAATTCATCAACGACAACATCGCCAATATTCCCGGCATCGTCCGCTCGCTGACGACGCTGACCTTCAAGGCGTTCTGA
- a CDS encoding LysR family transcriptional regulator: protein MNMFASRRFLPSISHLAAFEAVARTGSVTAAARELDLTQSAVSRQVSALEEQLGVELFLRERQTMRLTLAGDSYAREIREALRRISSASLNLRANPHGGTLNLAILPTFGTRWLAPRLGRFLAANPGVTINLVTRLSPFDFRLDSIDAAIHFGHPHWPGAELTFLMSERTVPACSPDFLKRYAISGPQDLISAPLLHLTTRPDAWEQWFAGNGVAFESVHGMLFDQFATAAQAAIAGLGIALLPTFLMQEEISRGDLVAAVDREMESRERYYLAFPPERADYAPLAAFRDWIAAEAAADPAT, encoded by the coding sequence ATGAACATGTTCGCTTCACGACGTTTTCTCCCGTCGATTTCGCATCTCGCCGCCTTCGAGGCGGTTGCCCGCACCGGCAGCGTCACGGCGGCGGCGCGCGAACTCGATCTGACGCAGAGCGCCGTCAGCCGCCAGGTGAGCGCGCTGGAGGAGCAGCTTGGCGTCGAGCTTTTCCTGCGCGAACGCCAGACCATGCGGCTGACGCTTGCCGGCGACAGCTATGCCCGCGAAATCCGCGAGGCGCTGCGGCGCATATCGAGCGCCTCGCTCAACCTGCGCGCCAATCCGCACGGCGGCACGCTCAATCTCGCCATCCTGCCGACCTTCGGCACCCGCTGGCTGGCGCCGCGCCTCGGGCGCTTTCTCGCCGCCAATCCCGGCGTCACCATCAATCTGGTGACCCGGCTTTCCCCTTTCGATTTCCGCCTCGATTCGATCGACGCCGCCATCCATTTCGGCCATCCGCACTGGCCGGGCGCCGAACTGACCTTTCTGATGTCGGAGCGCACGGTGCCGGCCTGCAGCCCCGATTTCCTGAAGCGATACGCGATTTCCGGGCCGCAGGATCTGATCTCGGCTCCGCTTTTGCATCTGACTACCCGGCCCGATGCCTGGGAGCAATGGTTCGCCGGCAACGGCGTTGCCTTCGAAAGCGTGCACGGCATGCTCTTCGACCAGTTCGCCACCGCAGCGCAAGCGGCGATCGCCGGTCTCGGCATCGCCCTCCTGCCGACATTCCTGATGCAGGAAGAGATCAGCCGCGGCGATCTCGTCGCCGCCGTCGACCGTGAAATGGAAAGCCGCGAGCGCTATTACCTCGCCTTTCCGCCCGAGCGCGCCGACTATGCGCCGCTGGCCGCTTTCCGCGACTGGATCGCCGCGGAGGCCGCCGCCGACCCGGCCACGTGA
- a CDS encoding VOC family protein: MSRSSQMPHAFVSTDRIRSLFTEAMSQMYRTEVPQYGTLIELVADVNAGCLENDPELRARLAGAGELERIDVERHGAIRLGTADELFTIRRLFAVMGMQAVGYYDLSVAGVPVHSTCFRPIDEAALNVNPFRVFTSLLRLELIEDEGLRGEAEAILAKRRIYTPRAIALIERHEQNGGLTEAEVTEFVAEALETFRWHGEATVSAETYKRLHDAHRLIADVVSFKGPHINHLTPRTLDIDAVQVRMPERGITPKAVIEGPPRRHCDILLRQTSFKALEETIIFAGDAATVQGTHTARFGEIEQRGVALTAKGRALYDRLLASVRGEVQVGAGGAKAGAYDNELAERFKALPDSWDELRRQDLAFFRYSATSAGIAAAVNTLPDDTEALIAKGYLAFSPIVYEDFLPVSAAGIFQSNLGTDQQQNYATHSNRDAFEVALGASVQDELALYAERQAASLDAAMEALGLAGLQLKTVA; this comes from the coding sequence ATGAGCCGGAGTTCTCAGATGCCGCACGCCTTCGTTTCCACAGACCGTATCCGATCGCTTTTCACCGAAGCGATGTCGCAGATGTACCGGACGGAGGTGCCGCAATACGGCACGCTGATCGAGCTGGTGGCGGATGTGAATGCCGGCTGCCTCGAAAACGACCCCGAACTGCGTGCGCGGCTTGCCGGCGCCGGCGAGCTGGAGCGTATCGATGTCGAGCGCCACGGCGCCATCCGGCTCGGCACGGCGGATGAGCTTTTCACCATCCGGCGGCTGTTTGCCGTCATGGGCATGCAGGCGGTCGGCTACTACGATCTCTCGGTCGCCGGCGTGCCGGTTCATTCGACCTGCTTCCGGCCGATCGACGAGGCCGCACTCAACGTCAATCCGTTCCGTGTCTTCACCTCGCTGCTGCGATTGGAGCTGATCGAGGACGAAGGGCTGCGCGGCGAAGCCGAGGCCATCCTGGCAAAGCGGCGCATCTATACGCCGCGCGCCATCGCGCTGATTGAGCGCCACGAACAGAACGGCGGCCTGACGGAAGCGGAAGTGACGGAATTCGTCGCCGAGGCGCTCGAAACCTTCCGCTGGCACGGCGAGGCGACGGTCAGCGCCGAGACCTATAAGCGGCTGCATGATGCGCACCGGCTGATCGCCGACGTCGTCAGCTTCAAAGGGCCGCATATCAACCATCTGACGCCGCGCACGCTCGATATCGACGCGGTCCAGGTCCGCATGCCGGAGCGCGGCATCACGCCGAAGGCGGTCATCGAAGGGCCGCCGCGCCGTCATTGCGACATCCTGCTGCGGCAGACGAGCTTCAAGGCGCTTGAAGAAACGATCATCTTTGCCGGTGATGCGGCCACGGTTCAGGGAACGCACACCGCCCGCTTCGGCGAGATCGAACAGCGCGGCGTGGCGCTGACGGCCAAGGGCCGGGCGCTCTACGACCGGCTGCTCGCCTCGGTTCGCGGCGAAGTGCAGGTCGGCGCCGGTGGCGCCAAGGCCGGCGCCTACGACAACGAACTCGCCGAGCGCTTCAAGGCGCTGCCGGACAGCTGGGACGAGCTGCGCAGGCAGGATCTGGCCTTCTTCCGCTATTCCGCCACATCAGCTGGCATTGCCGCCGCGGTCAATACGCTGCCCGACGATACGGAGGCGCTGATCGCCAAGGGTTACCTCGCCTTCTCACCGATCGTCTACGAAGACTTCCTGCCCGTCAGCGCGGCCGGCATCTTCCAGTCGAACCTCGGCACCGATCAGCAGCAGAATTATGCGACGCATTCGAACCGCGATGCCTTCGAGGTGGCGCTCGGCGCCAGCGTTCAGGATGAGCTGGCGCTTTATGCCGAGCGCCAGGCCGCCTCGCTCGATGCGGCGATGGAAGCGCTCGGCCTTGCGGGCCTGCAGTTGAAGACCGTTGCATGA
- a CDS encoding aldehyde dehydrogenase family protein, which translates to MTIAVLDLATETAKLLAELGVDAGRYHGGTLSVTSPVTGKEIGRLREHTVSETKTAIEEAHKAFLEWRSVPAPKRGELVRLLGEELRATKTALGRLVSIEVGKITSEGLGEVQEMIDICDFAVGLSRQLYGLTIATERSEHRMMESWHPLGVVGIISAFNFPVAVWSWNAALAMVCGNSTVWKPSEKTPLTALAVQALFEKALKRFIAEGGTAPANLSTLIIGGRAVGEVLVDHPKIPLVSATGSTAMGRAVGPRLSQRFARAILELGGNNAAIVCPSADLDLTLRGVAFSAMGTAGQRCTTLRRLFVHDSVYDQLVPRLQKAYGSVTIGNPLETGTLVGPLIDGQAFEKMQAALGEAKSAGGKVTGGERVGNGLTDAFYVRPALVEMPAQTGPVEHETFAPILYVMKYSDFDAVLALHNAVPQGLSSSIFTNDMREAETFVSASGSDCGIANVNLGPSGAEIGGAFGGEKETGGGRESGSDAWKAYMRRSTNTINYGRTLPLAQGVKFDVE; encoded by the coding sequence ATGACCATCGCCGTCCTCGATCTCGCCACCGAAACCGCCAAGCTGCTCGCCGAGCTCGGCGTCGATGCCGGCCGCTATCACGGCGGCACGCTTTCCGTCACCTCGCCGGTGACGGGCAAGGAAATCGGCAGGCTCCGGGAGCACACCGTCTCCGAGACCAAGACGGCGATCGAAGAGGCGCATAAGGCCTTCCTCGAATGGCGTTCCGTGCCGGCGCCGAAGCGCGGCGAACTGGTCCGCCTGCTCGGCGAGGAACTGCGGGCCACCAAGACGGCGCTTGGTCGTCTCGTCTCGATCGAGGTCGGCAAGATCACCTCGGAAGGCCTCGGCGAAGTGCAGGAGATGATCGATATCTGCGATTTCGCCGTCGGTCTTTCCCGCCAGCTCTACGGCCTGACGATCGCCACCGAGCGCTCCGAGCACCGAATGATGGAAAGCTGGCATCCGCTCGGCGTGGTCGGCATCATCTCCGCCTTCAACTTCCCCGTCGCCGTCTGGTCGTGGAATGCAGCACTTGCGATGGTCTGCGGCAATTCCACCGTCTGGAAGCCTTCGGAAAAGACGCCGTTGACCGCGCTTGCTGTGCAGGCGCTGTTCGAAAAGGCGCTGAAGCGCTTTATCGCGGAGGGCGGCACCGCGCCGGCCAATCTCTCGACGCTGATCATCGGCGGCCGCGCCGTCGGCGAAGTGCTGGTCGATCATCCGAAGATCCCGCTCGTCTCCGCCACCGGCTCGACCGCCATGGGCCGCGCCGTCGGCCCACGCCTGTCGCAGCGTTTTGCCCGCGCTATCCTCGAACTCGGCGGCAACAATGCGGCGATTGTCTGCCCGAGCGCCGATCTCGACCTGACGCTGCGCGGCGTTGCCTTCTCCGCCATGGGCACGGCCGGTCAGCGCTGCACGACGCTGCGCCGCCTTTTCGTGCATGACAGCGTCTACGACCAGCTGGTGCCGCGCCTGCAGAAGGCCTACGGCTCCGTTACCATCGGCAATCCGCTCGAAACAGGCACGCTGGTCGGCCCGCTGATCGACGGCCAGGCTTTCGAGAAGATGCAGGCAGCACTCGGCGAGGCGAAATCGGCAGGCGGCAAGGTAACCGGCGGCGAGCGTGTCGGCAACGGTTTGACCGATGCCTTCTACGTTCGCCCGGCGCTGGTCGAAATGCCCGCGCAGACCGGCCCGGTCGAGCACGAGACCTTCGCGCCGATCCTCTACGTGATGAAATACAGCGATTTCGACGCGGTGCTGGCCCTGCACAATGCCGTGCCGCAGGGACTGTCGTCGTCGATCTTCACCAACGACATGCGCGAGGCCGAAACCTTCGTCTCCGCCAGCGGTTCGGATTGCGGCATCGCCAACGTCAATCTCGGGCCGTCGGGTGCGGAAATCGGCGGCGCCTTCGGCGGTGAGAAGGAGACCGGCGGCGGCCGCGAGTCCGGCTCGGATGCCTGGAAGGCTTATATGCGCCGCTCCACCAACACGATCAATTACGGCAGGACCCTGCCGCTTGCACAGGGCGTCAAGTTCGACGTCGAATAA
- a CDS encoding iron ABC transporter substrate-binding protein gives MTIALNRFSLALAFTASLLSATALAGSVSAQDEGLVVYNAQHESLGREWIDAFTKETGIKVTMRQGSDMQFANQLIQEGDASPADVFLTENSPAMTLVDGAGLFAPVEKDTLDQVPDQYRPADGMWTGIAARTTVFAYDKTKLSEDKLPKSMLDLADPAWKGRWGAAPAGADFQAIVAALLQLKGEDATKTWLKGLKDNATPYKGNSVAMKAVNAGEVEGAVIYHYYWFGDQAKTGENSKNVGLHYFKNQDPGAFVSVSGGGVLKSTQHMKEAQAFLKFITGKAGQAVLKDGTSYEYAIGKDAASNDKLTPLADLNAPKVEASTLDSKKVVELMTAAGLI, from the coding sequence ATGACCATTGCACTGAATCGTTTTTCCCTTGCGCTTGCGTTTACCGCTTCGCTTCTCTCCGCCACCGCGCTCGCAGGCAGCGTCAGTGCGCAGGACGAAGGTCTCGTCGTCTACAACGCCCAGCACGAAAGCCTGGGCCGCGAATGGATCGATGCCTTCACCAAGGAGACCGGCATCAAGGTGACCATGCGCCAGGGCAGCGACATGCAGTTCGCCAACCAGCTCATCCAGGAAGGCGATGCCTCTCCGGCCGATGTCTTCCTGACCGAAAATTCGCCGGCCATGACGCTGGTCGACGGCGCGGGCCTCTTCGCCCCCGTCGAAAAGGACACGCTGGATCAGGTGCCGGATCAGTATCGCCCGGCCGACGGCATGTGGACCGGCATTGCCGCCCGCACCACGGTTTTTGCCTATGACAAAACCAAGCTCAGCGAAGACAAGCTGCCGAAGTCGATGCTCGACCTCGCAGACCCGGCCTGGAAGGGCCGCTGGGGTGCTGCTCCCGCCGGCGCCGATTTCCAGGCCATCGTCGCTGCGCTGCTGCAGCTGAAGGGCGAAGACGCCACCAAGACATGGCTGAAGGGACTCAAGGACAACGCCACCCCCTATAAGGGCAACAGCGTCGCCATGAAGGCCGTCAACGCAGGCGAAGTCGAAGGCGCGGTCATCTATCACTATTACTGGTTCGGCGATCAGGCCAAAACAGGCGAGAACAGCAAGAATGTCGGTCTGCACTACTTCAAGAACCAGGATCCGGGCGCTTTCGTCAGCGTCTCGGGCGGCGGCGTCCTGAAGTCCACCCAGCATATGAAGGAAGCCCAGGCTTTCCTGAAGTTCATTACCGGCAAGGCCGGCCAGGCCGTTCTGAAGGACGGCACGTCCTACGAATATGCCATCGGCAAGGACGCAGCCTCCAACGACAAGCTCACGCCGCTTGCCGATCTCAACGCGCCGAAGGTCGAAGCTTCGACGCTGGACAGCAAGAAGGTCGTCGAGCTGATGACGGCCGCCGGCCTGATCTAA